AGCCCCTGGACCGCCATCTGCCCGAGCTCGCATCTCAGCCCATCGTTACACGGACGCAGCATGGCCAGCTCGAGTATCACCAGGCCACTGTTCCAATCACTCTACGACATCTCATCACTCATTCTAGTGGGACGACTTACGAGTGGCTTGATCCTACGTTGCATGCATGGCGCGCATCCCGAGGAGAAGCCCCAGCCTTGGTTGTCGATGGCGACGTTGCAAAAGGCTACGCTGTTCCTCGAACATTTGAGTCAGGTACTAGCTGGAACTACAGCGGTGGGCTTGACTGGACTAGTCTGCTCGTTGAGCGTCTCACAGGCACAACGTTCGAAGCATACGTCGAGGAAAATATCGCTAAGCCGCTTTGTATTCAGACATTCACCTGGCATCTGTCGCACAAATTGTATGTCGCAGAGAAACGCATGCGCGTTTCAACACGCAAGGTGGATGGCACATTGGAAGATGGGCCAAACCCGTTCTGGCCTGAGCCAGTAAAGGAGGGCGGTGGCGCGGGCATGTACTCCAACGTACATGACTTTACGAGGGTCTTAGCAGATCTCTTGAAAGATTCACCGGTGCTTCTCAAGAAGTCCTCAGTTGATGAGATGTTCACCCCACAATTCACGCCTGGAAGCTCAGCTCTCCGGGACCTACACGCTAACGGTGCGGTTTACCAATGTACACTCGATGACTCCATGGAGGGCGTTTTCGCTAACCAAGGGCTCGGTGGGCTTCTAGTGAAGAAAGACGTGAACAGAGAAAACTACTTCAGACCAGCAGAGACGTTGTCGTGGTCTGGGTTGCCAAACTTGGCTTGGAGTGTCAATCGCGAGCGTGGCCTGGCGACTTTCTTCGCAACGCAAGTCGCACCCTGGGCGGACCGCAAGACTTGGGATGTCATCGCTAGATTTGAAACAGCGACCTGGAGAAATCTTTCAGCATAGGATATCATAGCAATGGAGGCATACATAGCACGTGGAATGGAAAAGGTGTTTTAGTATTCCAGACGTGTACTGCAACTCGATCGATCCGCAATAATCCATCCTGTGCATACACGGGATGTTCGCGCTCTTGACAAAACTCGTAAATTTGCTCTAGTCTCGGACAAACTACATTTAAAGATTACAGCAGAGGCACTATAAATAATGGGCGCCTTTGACTGGTGGATACCAAGGTACTACCTAGCCGAGAAAGGGAGGGGTCATCTTATCGTGATCATTTAACGGCAAGCCGCGATCGCCAGGCCCTTGTCTTCAATAAGCTCGCCTTGGCAAAGCTTATATCCCTGGTGAAAGATGGTTGCGGAGCATCATACCGGGATACCAGCACTAAGCTTCGTAAAATTTGTCCGCGTTCAATCCAGCCCAAGCACCTTGTCGGTCTTCCGCCGAGCGCACCCCGCAAAAGTCACTCGCGATTTAGACCATCTTGCTCACATGAGCAGGAGGAAAGTGTTCGTACATGGTACCATTTCCGCCAGTACGAGATTGGTCCTCATGGTCCCCGCAATTCACAGTTCCGAGACTCACCGACGTGGAATCTTGGGCCTCGTACTCGAATTCCTTGGTCACAGGGGCGCGACGCTCGTGTTAGTTGGAAGGGAATATTGCTCGTACATCGAGGCGTAGCCTCCTTCTGGCGGACCTAGAGTCCTAGACGTATTCGAAGATCGGATGAGAAAACTATAAAGGGAAATGCTCGTTACCTTTCGCACAGCCAGCAAGCCTTGTGCAGACAATCCGAAAAGGTGACAGCCGATGCCATCACTGCTACACCGAGCCATGCCTTCACAATCAAGCTACCTACGTCCTGGCGTCCTTGCCCTTGGGTTGGCTGCTACCAGCTCGTTCGTCGCTGCCGCACCATGCGACATCTATGCCTCTGGTAATACACCCTGCATTGCCGCACACAGTACCACCCGCGCCTTGTACAGTGCCTACACTGGAGCACTTTATCAAGTCAAGCGTGGTTCTGACAACACAACGATTAATATCGCGCCGAAGTCTGCTGGTAGTGTTGCCAATGCTGCCGCTCAAGACACCTTCTGCTCCGGTACAACTTGCCTCATTACGATTGTCTATGACCAATCTGGCCGCGAGAACCACCTCACCCAAGCTCCACCTGGCGGCTTTAACGGCCCAGAATCCAAAGGTTACGACAACCTCGCTGGAGCGATAGGTGCGCCTGTTACTTTGAACGGACAGAAAGCGTACGGTGTTTTTGTCTCGCCCGGCACAGGCTACCGCAACAATAAAGTAAGTGGCTCTGCCACTGGAGACGCAGCGCAGGGTATGTACGCTGTCCTCGACGGCACTCACTACAATGGCGCTTGCTGCTTCGACTACGGCAATGCCGAAACCAACAACCTCGACACCGGTGATGGCCATATGGAGGCTATCTATTACGGCGATAGTACCGGCTGGGGTAGTGGTGCTGGCAGCGGTCCGTGGATCATGGCTGACCTTGAGAATGGCCTGTTCTCTGGCCAAGGCGCGAAGAAGAACACTGGTAATCCATCCATCACCTCCCGCTTCGTCACTGCTGTCATCAAAGGAGGACCGGGCAAGTGGGCTATTCGTGGTGGTAACGGCGCAACCGGAGCATTGTCGACATTCTACAGTGGCGCACGCCCAAGCGGCTCCGGCTACAACCCCATGCATAAGGAAGGTGCCATCGTTCTTGGTATTGGCGGTGACAACAGCAACGGCGCTCAAGGTACCTTTTACGAGGGTGTGATGACCAGCGGCTACCCGACCGATGCCACTGAGAACTCGGTACAAGCCAATATTGTAGCAGCCAAGTACGCTACCACCTCCTTGGTCAGTGGCCCAGCGTACACCGTAGGTGATTCTGTATCCTTCAAGGCTACCACAGCTGGATACACAAACCGCTATCTTGCCCATACCGGAGCAACAGTCAACATCCAAGTTGTCTCATCGTCTAGCACCACCACCCTGAAGCAAGCTGCCAGCTGGATTATTCGTGCTGGTCTTGGCAACAGTGGCTGTTACTCGTTCGAATCTAAAGACACTGCCGGAAGCTTCATCCGACACTTCAATTTTGCGCTGCATGTTGCCGCCAACGACGGCTCCAAGGCTTTCAAGGAAGATGCCACTTTCTGTCCGCAGAGTGGCCTCAGTGGCAGCGGTTCGTCGCTACGTGCTTGGGGATATCCTACACGATGGATTCGCCATTACCTCAACAGTGGGTACATTGCAAGCAACGGTGGTGTTCATGGCTTCGACGCGGCTGCCTCATTCAACGCCGATGCGACATGGGCCACCAGCACTGGACTTGCTTAGGCACATCGTTATGCAATCTGTGACAGGAGGTGAACCGGGAGTTCAACCGGAGTGGATGATGTAGTGTAAGTTTCAGATGTTGAACAACGTTGTCAAAGGACTTCCCGCACACCCTAGCTCAGTTCTCTTAGCGTCTTAACAAATTCAACCAGCACTTTCCAAGAAACGTTCCTTTGTAAAGCTTAGCGTTGATCCCTTGCATGCTGTGCGATCTTCTCGTCTCAATAAGCAGTTGTCATATCTCCGGGAGACTATAACGACGGCGACGTTGCACTGGCGGCCAGTGCTTTATCTCCGTCCCGATCTTTTGTCACAGCTTGCTGCATCATCCTGTCGTAAAAGGATCGAAATCCTCAACGTTCGCATTGGAGGTAATGTAATTCCTCGTCGTTGATCTCCCATGTTTCTTTGTCTTGAAGATTCTTCTCACCCTGGCCCACCACACTGGTAGAGATCCTTCCAAGGAAGTAGCCTAAGCGGGGTCTGAGCGTTGATTACACGTACGGCTAGAAACCTTCCTCGTGCTTGAACAGCGACCGCCGGATGCTTCAGCTTGAGCGCTATTGTGTAAACCTCCAAGATGAATCGGAACAATGGCTATAGGCTGTTTCTGAAATTCAGCATCAGACTTGACGACCTTTGCGATTCGCCTGTCCCAAGTGAGAAGGTAGTAAGCCATGCGGTGGATCGTCATACCCCAGCTTCTGTTCCAGTGTTCCCCACAACTCGGAGGTTTCCCCGACATGTAGCTTCCCCGCCTCGGCCGAATATCGACACGACAAGAGCACAACACCAAGACTTTTACTTCGTGTTCTTCCCCCACAACTCTACTATGACCTCACGCACGCTCTTGGCGACAGGTGAAATGTTGAAAATCTCGGGTAGAGCGAATGTAGGATTCTTGACCATCTTGGATGGGCTCGGCAATAGCCACCGAGATGACTATAAGTGTAGCTAGCAGGATGGAGGCTGTAAATTGCTTCTATAGTCACCGCGCTCTATTATTCAATAAGTATGCGACTCCAAAGCTCACTTCTTTCGCTTGCAGCGGCGACAACGGTCTCGCTTGCTTCTCCACTACTCACCTATCAAGCGGACCAGAAGGTCGGCTATCTCTTTACCAATTTCCCTGTCAACGATGAGCAAGTCTACATGCATCTATCAGTTGATAACGATGCACTTTCTTACAGACAATTGTCCTACGATGGTACTCTAGAGACGGCACGGATCTTAGAATCTACCATTGGAACGACAGGCGTGCGCGACCACTTTATCATCAACGCACAGGACAGCAGCAAGTACTGGCTTCATGCTACAGATTTGAAGGTCAATGCTCTCGGCGGGGACTTTATCAACGCAACTCGCTTTGGTAGCAGAAGCATAGTCGTCTGGGAGTCCACAGACCTCGCAACCTGGAGTGAACCTCGACTATCCGCACCTCTAGCGAATGTCTCTGCTGGCAATGTTTGGGCCCCGGAGTCGTACTGGGACCACACTCGCAACGAGTACATTGTCATTTTCTCGTCGCGTTACTGGGATCCTGCGGATGTCGAGCGCACAGGGCCTTCACCTCCAAATAAGCTCATGTACGTGACGACGAAAGATTTCGAGACGTTCTCCAAAGAGCAAGTCTATTTCGACCCCGGCTACCCAGTCATAGACTGTTCCCTCATCCCCGTCCCTGAACAGGGCGAGAACGTGTGGTATCGCTGGGTGAAGAGCGAGGTAGACTACAGAATCTGGCAACAGCGCTCTTCGGACGGCATCTTGGGCACATGGAGCAACGTTGGCGATGCGCCTGACGGAACACGAGTCACGTTTGCAGACCGCTACTCCAACAACGAAGGGCAACTGTGTTTCAGGGACAATCAGGACCCCGGACTGTTCCATTTGTGGATCGATCAAAGCTCAACAGAGACATATATTCCTGCGCAAGCCCGCACTCTTGACGATATGGCTGCCTGGCAGTTGTCCGATACAACAAGTTTCACCAAGAACACTAAGCACGGTTGGGTGTTTCCCCTCAACCAGCAGCAGTATGAAACGATTCAGGCCAAGTACAAGTTTATCTGAAAGACAACTCTAGAACAACAATGATAAAACTTGCAACAGAGCCAGTTCAGTATGCCTTGGATGTCTTTTTCCGATATATAGCATTCACCTCATCTGGGTCGGAAGCGCGTGAGATACTCTTTCCTCAATTCCCAGATTACATCCTCAGCGCTCTCCAATTCCAACCACGCTCTTGCTCTTCCGCGACTTGGCTGGAAACCATTGACGTTCTTATTAAGCCTGCTACTTGCTCCTGGTTCACTTTCCAAATCGATTGCAAGTCTGGAAGGAACACATGCGCTTTGACAGAAAGGCCAATGTCTCCTCCAGATCAAATCGCTACCTCATACCCTCCAGCAGAGTGGTCCTTGATTCCTGTATGTGAGTTCTCTGAAGGAGAGGACTGCATCCGCTTTCAGAGTACAGAGATGACGTTTTACAGCTTGGCTGAGTGCAGGTATTTGATCACTTGTGTGGAAGAAGATTCAAGCAAGACATGTGCAAAACAGAGGTGCATGTTTAGTGGCAGACGCACGCGTCGCATTCAGATTGATAGGTTTGTACGAAGCGAATATCTACAATGAAGTCCTTTCCTTCCCTCCTACTTCATCACTCCAACAAGCTGTATCTAGCAAGTGAACAGAGCAGGTCCAGGAACAGTGTAAGCCTGGGCCTTGTAGGAGTCGTAGGTGATGCCGGCGTCAGATCCCTTGTATGCACCGGGGAAAGCAACGAGACCAGATGGAGActtgctgccgccgccggtGACCTTGAGCTGATGGCAGCCGGGGTAGAACTGAGCACCGGGGTACGAGTAGGCGGAGTGCAGCGCGATGATCTCGTGGCGAACGAGGTAGTTGCCAGAGGGGATGCACTTGGGAACGGTGTAGGTGACGACGCCACCAGCCTTCATTAGGGGAGTGGCGCCCCAGGTGTTGCTGGTGCCGGTGCGGCCAGTTTGCTGGACCTTGAACCAGACGGCGCTACGTCGATGTCAGTATAATGGAGCGATAGTGTGGTGCTAGAAAAACATACGTCGCGCTGGGCATCCAGTTGTTGCAGCCCGCGTCAGGGCACTTAGCCATGTAGGTGACGGTAGGACCAACGTGGCTGTCAGGCCAGAGGGTCCAGTAGAGGTCGACTGCCGAGCCAGCAGCCACCTCAGCGTGAAGCGCAGCGGGCTTCGAGCCAACAATGCCACCCTCAGTGTAGCCACCGCACTGGAGATCGGCAGAGGTCACATCCGTGATTGGGCCGTTACCCTGAACCTCACGAGAGATACGCTGGGGAGCAGGGCTCGTGTACGGGTCCTGGTAAGGCTGGTAGAAGGTGTAGGGCTTGTTGCCAATAGTGGCGTTGTTGACATAGCCGTGACCGGCGACGGCCGTGGCCAAAGCGAGAGCGACGGCAATGTACTTCATTGTGAAAGTGAGGGAAAATGTACGATCCTGCGTATGAAAAACTGGTAGCGAGTGAAGAAGCAAATGAATATAAGCTGGGGAGGCTTAAGAAGAAAGGAATGAATGTAAAGCGTCGGTGCTGGATGACCTGGAGAGCCGAGATAGATTGCGCGAAACTGTCATCTTTATAGTGTTCATCTATTTATTCCAGGAGCCAAGTCGACGCCATGTACAACAATGTTTGAAACTTCCTTGGTGGTAATGCCTGGTGGTGATCATGAAGGGCAGCGTATGGATTGAGCGAAACACACTAACGGCAGATGCTTCTTGGTATCCACACAGCTCGTCAACGCGTTCCTACAAACTCCGTGACGAACGAGGTTGTAAGACACATTCAGTTCTAGCATGGTGAAATCTGGATTCCAATAGTAAGATCGGCTCTGACAGGTGCAAACAGTGCTTGTGGAGTTGACGGACTGCGCGTAAGTTCCTGACAGCGGCTGTCAACAAAACATGGTGGAGTCGTGAAACAGCGCGTAGTATCCAGGCGGGAAGGTCTTTAACCAGCTCTGATTAGCGGTTCACTCCTCACGCTTGGCAGACGTCTCAGCCTGTAGATCCCACGTGACTTTGTCTGGAGCGTGCAGCCGGAGAATAGATTGAGTTCATATCGGGCACCGCCCCCATATTGTTTTGGTGTAATGCTCGTGATGACAAAAGCAATGGGACTGATCACAAGAGCAGAATCCTACGGGTTGATACCTGGAATTTGAGAATAGTATTTCCGGTGTGGTCAGTGAGTGCAGGGTCCATTTGATTGCACCTGGAGAGCTGGTCTTGGCTGGGGAGAACCGTCGTGAGTCGAGAAGTCAAGGTCTGCATAGAggcaagaagaggaagaatgATGAAAGCGACTGAGGCAATATGAGGGTGAGAGAAAGGAATGATATATCTTGCTTCCAGTGTCGCCAGTGGGAGCAAAAGTGCGCAAGCTCGCTCAATCTTGCGCGCAAAGATGGCGAACCTGCGTTTCAGCGTCCCAGAGAAGACTGGCGCTACTCGAAATGCTTTCCTTGTGGTTCTTGGCTGTTGTGATTGTCTCATTTGCAGAGAACGAGTCGAGGGACTCTGCCTCAGCCCTTTCTGCGCCTATGCGTGCTGCGGCTCTTACAAAAGAAGCATCGTTGCTTTCGTCCGCTATCGCATTGGCATTCGAGGCGAGAAAGACACGAGCTTTGGGAGCGCACTGGAGGTGCCAAATGCGCTTGCTGCCTGTCTGCGATTATCAAGGCAGTGCAGTGTTAGAGCTTTTAAGAGGCATCGTGAAGCTCACGAGGCCGTAGGCGCAAGATAGATTTACCATTCACCGGCACGCTGTTACGTGATTGAACCAAGCTGAGGTTGCTAAGACCCTCTCTTTCCTGGGCGGAGGAGTTGAATGGAGAAGCTGGCGGGCTGGTCTGATGGTGGAGGAGTGATGAAGCGGCTCGAAGCTTCTCGCGGAAGTGCCCCACTTGGCTGGTGGACATGCCACCACACCCCGCGCGGCGCGAAGTCGTCCAAACATTGTGCAGCCCCGAACAGCTCCACAAAGCAATCACACACGGCACAGCGTAGCGTTCAAGCAAGATGGTGATCAACTACAGCAAGTGGGTGCGTATGCTGACACCTTCGCCCCTTCACAGCAGCACACTGACATGTGTAGGACGCCCTCGAGCTCTCCGACGACAGCGACATCGAAGTGCACCCAAACGTCGACAAGAAGTCCTTCATTCGCGCAAAGCAGGCACAGATACACCAGGAGCGCGACCACCGCCGACACCAGATCAAGACACTCAAGTACGAGCGCATCATCAACGACGGCCTCACCGAACGCATCGACCGCCTGCTCACAGCCTTGAAGTCGCACAAGTCGAAGCTAGCAGACGGCGCAAATGAAGACCAGCTGGTCTTCCAGGCGATGATGGAGAGCATGCTGGACATGAAGGAGAacgcaccgccgccgccaccagaGGGCGTACATGAGCACATCAAGGACAAGCCCACATATCCGCAGATGATGGCCAGCATGGTCGACATTGTGAAGAAGGAGATCGACGCAAGCAAGAGCACAGACTCGAGGTACGACCAGTTTATCGCAGGCCTGCACAAGGAGAAGGAGCGGGTGGAGGACCTACAGAAGCAACTGCTTGCCAAGCTGGCAGAGCTCGAGAAGGAGGACAAACGCCACATCACAAGCGACGACATCAAGGACGGCTTCAGTCACTCATCCGTTATGAAGGCCGACCAGAAGAAACCCGCCTCGACACCGTCCTCCTCCACATCAAGAACAGAGACCGTCGAGCTCTTGAACGCCCCCAAACGCCCCGAAGCCACACGCACCGACACAGGCGACTCGGGCGCAGACGCAGACATTGAAGAGGGCACCGCTGcccacgacgacgacgacaacgacgacgacgtcgAGGCATCGCCTCTCGCCAAGAAGTTTGCCGCCATAAAAGCCGGCGACTGGTACGCGTGTCTCCAGTTCTTGATGCAGCACTCCGAGATCCTCAAAGAATCCGAAACCGACGGCCTCCTCGTCGAAGCCTTCAACTCGGAACTCGATGGCAAGCCCAAGCACGCAAGACAGTGTGTCCACCAAGGTCTCCTGCTGCAATACTGCAGGCAACTCGGCGGGCGACAAGGCGTGGAGCTCTTCTTCAAGCGGATACAGAGCAAAGACCACCAGGCAAGCAAGATGTTCAACGACGACGTAGACAGCACGTACCACCGCATCCGCACGCGCGCTGCAGAGATACTGAAAGAGCGCGCCGAGAACCCCGCGGGCGCCGAGGGCGTCGAGCAGATCCAGCTTCACGCCGTCGACCCAGGTACCACGATCAACATTCAGGTGCCGCCGGAGAAGTCGACGGCCGAAGACCCGCAGGAGCGCGAGATGGAAATCATGGCGCGCGGCATCTTCGAGACATTCCCACCGGGTCTGCAGCGGGCGCTCGAGACGGGCAAATTGGATGAAATCAACAAGGTGCTGGCCAAGATGAGTGTCGAGGAGGCAGAGGAGGTGGTGGAGAAGCTGGGTGAAGGCGGCATGTTGAGTGTCGAGCAGGGCGTCATCGACGCGACGACTGAGGAGGGCCAGAAGACGTTTGAGGAGATTGAGAGGAGTAGGAAGATGCCCGGGCAGGAGTAAGAGAACCTGCATGCCCAAAAACGACGGGGAGTAATCAATCATGACACGACTCATAGCATCTACATATGATGATCATTGTACAATATCAAGCTAACGGTAGCTACGAACCAAACATGTTACGACACCGCACTTGCTCCAACAACAAGCCTGTCGTGTTGCCAATGCTCACTTTCCAGCGACGCCTTTGATCCCCGCAACAACACCACGGTGTGGTATAACCGTACAAAGTGCAGCCATTTTGACGCCTCAGATGAGCTCACCCAGGTTGCTGTCAATTCCCTCCATATCTCCATCGCCCGCGAATGCAGCGTACTCGTCCTCGGCATGGTTGCTCATCTTCCGCTTCTTAGCAGCCGTTTCGTACGAGTGCTGGCCGTACACGCCGCCCTCGTGGCCCGGCCGAGCGTGCTGCAAACTCTTCAGCAGGTCGTGGGGTACATTTGTGTCGCCCATGCTTGTTGCGAAACCAGGCATCGTGGTGTGACCCTGTGGGGCAGGAGCGGTTTCCGGGATGACGGGATTCGAGACGGGCTCTGGCATGACATCGTCGCCAATGTCGGGCACGGGCTCGACGACTTGGGCGGGTCCTTGCTGCGGCGAGCCCACGGGCGTGAAGGACTCCATGGGCGGCGGCGTGAGTTCTTCGACCCGCGGGCGGTCCTGTCCGGTCGGCGAGGTTGTTACGGCGGGAAGGGGTGCAGCAGAAATACGGTTCGTCTCGATGGCCGAGAGGCCTTGAAGAATGGCGTCTTCGACCTGGCGTTTGCGGCTCTCGATTGCGTCCTTGCGAGTCTTGAGGTCGTCGACTTGGGTCTGGTCTTGTTCGAGCTTCGATTTGTTCGTTGCGAGAAGCTGTTCGAGTCCTGCGATGAGCGCTTGGCGGGCTTTGATGCTTTCTGCAGCTGCTCCCTCAGCCACGGCAAGCTTCTTGACGAGTGTAGAGAGCCCGGCGGCGTGTACGGGCGCGGAAGGAATGGTGTAGTTGGGGTTGGTGACCTTCTCGTACTCCTGGTTCGCTGTTGCCACAGCTGGCTTTGCTGCAAGGTCCGCCTTGTTGACCGATGTTGCCAAAGGAGCCACGGGTGCGAGCTCAGCCGGTATTGTAGAGCTCGAGAAGAGGCTGCCACCGAGGGCAGGTTTACGACCGACGGACCGCGACGAGTCAAGATCGTTCATGGACTTCTCGATACTCTGCTGGACGGCCTGGTTGAAGATTTGGCGCTGTCGCCAGACTTCCACGACGCGTCGAATCTTGTTCTGAATATCGTGGGGCGAGCCCTTGTAGGCTACCGTCGCGGCTTCGGTGATGATGGGCTCGTATGCTCGAAGGAACTCCTCCTTCTTGCGCATCTTGGACGTCTGGGCGATTTCTGCATCAAACGTAAGCTCGATGGACTAAATTGTACTGGGCATGATGTCCGAACATACCATTGGCAAGATAGATCAGCACAAGCTTCTTGTTGGGTGGTGACTCCTTCATCCGCTGCAGCCATACTGCTGCAATGCGCTCGGCATGTCGTCTGTACAGTCCTCAGGTCAGCAATTGTTCTCGAGCGCCCGAGTACCTGAGGCCTCGTTGTTCAAGCCATCAAGATAGACAAGCTGCTTGTTCACGCCATGTTTGCGGCCAAGGACGCGCTGTGTTGATGGGATGGTTTACCTGTGAAAGAGGATCCACTGGCCGACTGTGGAGATGGAGTCTTGCGTCTCATTGAGCGACGAAAGCTTTGCCTTCAGGCTGTCCTCCGTAAAGGCCATGCTGATGGTATCACGCGTCGATAACTATCACTACTGAAGACAGGGCTCACGCGTGCACCTTCACGAACAGACCGCCTTGATGGTGGACGCGTCGTGTACAAGTCTAAGTGCACCTTTCTAGCCCGCAACCACTGCCCGTGTCTGCTGCTCAAATGCCCTGATGACGTGGGGGGTGATGGATTAGATGTGAGGAAGCTGGAGGTGAAGCTGCGGGCGCTAGGGGCAAGCTAGAGTCGGCGATACGTGTCCGGGCCTCCGCGATTGCCAGATGCCATGCGGTCAGTGAGCGCAAGTGTCGAGACCAGCGACGTGAACAATCAATTGCCGATTTCTCCTCCATCTCTCCCTCCCTCCAATCTCCTGCACAGACTACACCAACATGGCGGATCGATTTCCCTCATTAGATGAGTTCGACGCTGGTAGGCTCCACTATTGAACCCCCGAACGAGCGCCAGCTGGATGCTGAACTACCCCAGGTCAGAGCGAAGCCCGCGGCGATGCTACCAACTTTGACGCCCTCGGCGATGATGCCAACGACGACTTCCTCTCA
The window above is part of the Ascochyta rabiei chromosome 1, complete sequence genome. Proteins encoded here:
- a CDS encoding hsp90 co-chaperone Cdc37 produces the protein MVINYSKWDALELSDDSDIEVHPNVDKKSFIRAKQAQIHQERDHRRHQIKTLKYERIINDGLTERIDRLLTALKSHKSKLADGANEDQLVFQAMMESMLDMKENAPPPPPEGVHEHIKDKPTYPQMMASMVDIVKKEIDASKSTDSRYDQFIAGLHKEKERVEDLQKQLLAKLAELEKEDKRHITSDDIKDGFSHSSVMKADQKKPASTPSSSTSRTETVELLNAPKRPEATRTDTGDSGADADIEEGTAAHDDDDNDDDVEASPLAKKFAAIKAGDWYACLQFLMQHSEILKESETDGLLVEAFNSELDGKPKHARQCVHQGLLLQYCRQLGGRQGVELFFKRIQSKDHQASKMFNDDVDSTYHRIRTRAAEILKERAENPAGAEGVEQIQLHAVDPGTTINIQVPPEKSTAEDPQEREMEIMARGIFETFPPGLQRALETGKLDEINKVLAKMSVEEAEEVVEKLGEGGMLSVEQGVIDATTEEGQKTFEEIERSRKMPGQE
- a CDS encoding Non-reducing end alpha-L-arabinofuranosidase, which produces MPSQSSYLRPGVLALGLAATSSFVAAAPCDIYASGNTPCIAAHSTTRALYSAYTGALYQVKRGSDNTTINIAPKSAGSVANAAAQDTFCSGTTCLITIVYDQSGRENHLTQAPPGGFNGPESKGYDNLAGAIGAPVTLNGQKAYGVFVSPGTGYRNNKVSGSATGDAAQGMYAVLDGTHYNGACCFDYGNAETNNLDTGDGHMEAIYYGDSTGWGSGAGSGPWIMADLENGLFSGQGAKKNTGNPSITSRFVTAVIKGGPGKWAIRGGNGATGALSTFYSGARPSGSGYNPMHKEGAIVLGIGGDNSNGAQGTFYEGVMTSGYPTDATENSVQANIVAAKYATTSLVSGPAYTVGDSVSFKATTAGYTNRYLAHTGATVNIQVVSSSSTTTLKQAASWIIRAGLGNSGCYSFESKDTAGSFIRHFNFALHVAANDGSKAFKEDATFCPQSGLSGSGSSLRAWGYPTRWIRHYLNSGYIASNGGVHGFDAAASFNADATWATSTGLA